From one Melopsittacus undulatus isolate bMelUnd1 chromosome 16, bMelUnd1.mat.Z, whole genome shotgun sequence genomic stretch:
- the SRPK1 gene encoding SRSF protein kinase 1 isoform X1 yields MERKVLALQARKKRTKAKKDKAQRKPDTQHRGPAAHSENDIPEQEEEILGSDDDEQEDPNDYCKGGYHLVKIGDLFNGRYHVIRKLGWGHFSTVWLAWDIQGRRFVAMKVVKSAEHYTETALDEIKLLKSVRNSDPNDPSKERVVQLLDDFKISGVNGSHICMVFEVLGHHLLKWIIKSNYQGLPLPCVKKIIKQVLQGLDYLHTKCRIIHTDIKPENILLCVNDQYIRRLAAEATEWQRSGAPPPSGSAVSTAPQPKPADKMSKNKKKKLKKKQKRQAELLEKRMQEIEEMEKEASPGQTQPEEEEEAQSPLEMLIKVSPPEENAIKKTAEVVQEQSVLMESSVEKCLTEINCNGIVQMADFPESGNQGSVRLEDDLHNANDCGDHALTQKKENLHSCDYSQRNGDLENRPQEAMSDSFVPLASEDSMVCQPTSNEEQSFNEQEINHLQEGIRTEIPSEDENENNNPSDSKGKSTAGNFLLNPLEPKNADKLKVKIADLGNACWVHKHFTEDIQTRQYRSLEVLIGSGYNTPADIWSTACMAFELATGDYLFEPHSGEDYSRDEDHIALIIELLGKIPRKLILAGKYSKEFFTKKGDLKHITKLKPWGLFEVLVEKYEWSQDEAAAFTDFLLPMLELIPEKRATAAECLRHPWLNS; encoded by the exons ATGGAGCGGAAAG TGCTGGCGCTGCAGGCCCGGAAGAAGCGGACCAAGGCCAAGAAGGACAAGGCCCAGAGGAA ACCCGACACTCAGCATCGGGGCCCTGCTGCTCATTCAGAGAATGATATTCCAGAGCAAGAGGAAGAAATCCTGGGATCAGATGATGACGAACAAGAGGATCCAAATGATTACTGTAAAG GTGGTTATCACCTGGTGAAAATAGGAGATCTCTTTAATGGACGATACCATGTGATTCGTAAGCTTGGATGGGGCCACTTCTCCACTGTGTGGCTAGCATGGGACATCCA AGGGAGGAGATTTGTGGCAATGAAGGTGGTGAAGAGCGCAGAGCACTACACAGAAACAGCACTGGATGAAATCAAGTTGCTAAAATCG gtCCGCAACAGTGATCCAAATGATCCAAGTAAAGAGAGAGTTGTTCAGTTATTGGATGACTTCAAGATTTCAGGAGTTAATGGTTCTC ATATCTGTATGGTGTTTGAAGTTCTAGGGCATCATCTTCTGAAATGGATCATCAAGTCAAATTATCAGGGGCTTCCACTCCCTTGTGTCAAAAAGATCATCAAACAG gttCTTCAGGGTCTGGATTACTTGCACACAAAGTGTCGAATCATTCACACTGACATTAAACCTGAGAACATTCTCCTGTGTGTGAATGACCAGTACATCCGCAGGCTGGCTGCAGAAGCAACAGAGTGGCAAAGATCTGGGGCTCCCCCACCATCCGGCTCTGCAG tgaGCACTGCaccacagccaaaacca GCTGACAAAATGtcaaagaataagaaaaagaagttgaaaaagaagcagaagcgACAGGCTGAGCTGTTAGAGAAGCGAATgcaagaaatagaagaaatggAGAAGGAAGCAAGCCCTGGGCAGacacagcctgaagaagaggaagaagctcAGAGCCCTCTGGAAATGCTCATAAAAGTTAGCCCACCAGAGGAAAATGCCATCAAAAAGACAG CTGAAGTTGTACAGGAGCAATCTGTTCTAATGGAAAGCAGTGTGGAAAAATGCTTAACAGAAATCAACTGCAATGGCATAGTACAAATGGCGGATTTCCCAGAATCTGGCAATCAAGGATCTGTGCGACTTGAGGATGACCTTCATAATGCCAATGACTGTGGTGATCATGCTCTTACACAGAAGAAGGAGAACTTGCATAGTTGTGATTACAGTCAGCGTAACGGTGACTTGGAGAACAGGCCTCAAGAAGCAATGTCGGACTCCTTTGTGCCCTTAGCTTCAGAAGATTCCATGGTGTGTCAGCCCACGTCCAACGAAGAGCAATCATTCAATGAGCAGGAGATTAATCATTTGCAAGAAGGCATCCGAACAGAAATACCTTCGGAGGATGAGAATGAGAATAATAACCCATCAGACAGCAAAG GAAAATCAACTGCTGGGAATTTCCTTCTTAATCCTCTTGAGCCCAAGAATGCAGATAAGCTCAAAGTGAAGATAGCTGACCTAGGAAATGCCTGCTGGGTG CACAAGCACTTCACTGAAGATATCCAGACAAGACAGTACCGATCCTTGGAGGTGTTGATAGGATCAGGGTATAACACCCCTGCTGACATCTGGAGCACAGCATGTATG GCCTTTGAATTAGCAACAGGAGACTATCTGTTTGAGCCTCATTCCGGAGAGGATTACTCACGGGATGAAG ATCACATTGCATTGATTATAGAACTTCTTGGGAAGATACCTCGCAAGCTCATTTTGGCAGGAAAATACTCTAAGGAGTTTTTCACcaaaaaag GTGACCTGAAGCACATAACTAAACTGAAGCCCTGGGGCCTTTTTGAAGTCTTGGTGGAAAAATACGAGTGGTCCCAAGACGAGGCAGCTGCATTCACAGACTTCTTATTACCTATGCTGGAGCTGATCCCAGAGAAACGAGCTACAGCAGCAGAGTGTCTCAGGCACCCCTGGCTTAACTCCTAG
- the SRPK1 gene encoding SRSF protein kinase 1 isoform X2, with protein MALSKTVGLSSGISLSMGGRASCRPDTQHRGPAAHSENDIPEQEEEILGSDDDEQEDPNDYCKGGYHLVKIGDLFNGRYHVIRKLGWGHFSTVWLAWDIQGRRFVAMKVVKSAEHYTETALDEIKLLKSVRNSDPNDPSKERVVQLLDDFKISGVNGSHICMVFEVLGHHLLKWIIKSNYQGLPLPCVKKIIKQVLQGLDYLHTKCRIIHTDIKPENILLCVNDQYIRRLAAEATEWQRSGAPPPSGSAVSTAPQPKPADKMSKNKKKKLKKKQKRQAELLEKRMQEIEEMEKEASPGQTQPEEEEEAQSPLEMLIKVSPPEENAIKKTAEVVQEQSVLMESSVEKCLTEINCNGIVQMADFPESGNQGSVRLEDDLHNANDCGDHALTQKKENLHSCDYSQRNGDLENRPQEAMSDSFVPLASEDSMVCQPTSNEEQSFNEQEINHLQEGIRTEIPSEDENENNNPSDSKGKSTAGNFLLNPLEPKNADKLKVKIADLGNACWVHKHFTEDIQTRQYRSLEVLIGSGYNTPADIWSTACMAFELATGDYLFEPHSGEDYSRDEDHIALIIELLGKIPRKLILAGKYSKEFFTKKGDLKHITKLKPWGLFEVLVEKYEWSQDEAAAFTDFLLPMLELIPEKRATAAECLRHPWLNS; from the exons ATGGCTCTTTCCAAAACTGTTGGGCTGTCTTCAGGAATATCTTTATCAATGGGAGGCCGTGCTTCATGCAG ACCCGACACTCAGCATCGGGGCCCTGCTGCTCATTCAGAGAATGATATTCCAGAGCAAGAGGAAGAAATCCTGGGATCAGATGATGACGAACAAGAGGATCCAAATGATTACTGTAAAG GTGGTTATCACCTGGTGAAAATAGGAGATCTCTTTAATGGACGATACCATGTGATTCGTAAGCTTGGATGGGGCCACTTCTCCACTGTGTGGCTAGCATGGGACATCCA AGGGAGGAGATTTGTGGCAATGAAGGTGGTGAAGAGCGCAGAGCACTACACAGAAACAGCACTGGATGAAATCAAGTTGCTAAAATCG gtCCGCAACAGTGATCCAAATGATCCAAGTAAAGAGAGAGTTGTTCAGTTATTGGATGACTTCAAGATTTCAGGAGTTAATGGTTCTC ATATCTGTATGGTGTTTGAAGTTCTAGGGCATCATCTTCTGAAATGGATCATCAAGTCAAATTATCAGGGGCTTCCACTCCCTTGTGTCAAAAAGATCATCAAACAG gttCTTCAGGGTCTGGATTACTTGCACACAAAGTGTCGAATCATTCACACTGACATTAAACCTGAGAACATTCTCCTGTGTGTGAATGACCAGTACATCCGCAGGCTGGCTGCAGAAGCAACAGAGTGGCAAAGATCTGGGGCTCCCCCACCATCCGGCTCTGCAG tgaGCACTGCaccacagccaaaacca GCTGACAAAATGtcaaagaataagaaaaagaagttgaaaaagaagcagaagcgACAGGCTGAGCTGTTAGAGAAGCGAATgcaagaaatagaagaaatggAGAAGGAAGCAAGCCCTGGGCAGacacagcctgaagaagaggaagaagctcAGAGCCCTCTGGAAATGCTCATAAAAGTTAGCCCACCAGAGGAAAATGCCATCAAAAAGACAG CTGAAGTTGTACAGGAGCAATCTGTTCTAATGGAAAGCAGTGTGGAAAAATGCTTAACAGAAATCAACTGCAATGGCATAGTACAAATGGCGGATTTCCCAGAATCTGGCAATCAAGGATCTGTGCGACTTGAGGATGACCTTCATAATGCCAATGACTGTGGTGATCATGCTCTTACACAGAAGAAGGAGAACTTGCATAGTTGTGATTACAGTCAGCGTAACGGTGACTTGGAGAACAGGCCTCAAGAAGCAATGTCGGACTCCTTTGTGCCCTTAGCTTCAGAAGATTCCATGGTGTGTCAGCCCACGTCCAACGAAGAGCAATCATTCAATGAGCAGGAGATTAATCATTTGCAAGAAGGCATCCGAACAGAAATACCTTCGGAGGATGAGAATGAGAATAATAACCCATCAGACAGCAAAG GAAAATCAACTGCTGGGAATTTCCTTCTTAATCCTCTTGAGCCCAAGAATGCAGATAAGCTCAAAGTGAAGATAGCTGACCTAGGAAATGCCTGCTGGGTG CACAAGCACTTCACTGAAGATATCCAGACAAGACAGTACCGATCCTTGGAGGTGTTGATAGGATCAGGGTATAACACCCCTGCTGACATCTGGAGCACAGCATGTATG GCCTTTGAATTAGCAACAGGAGACTATCTGTTTGAGCCTCATTCCGGAGAGGATTACTCACGGGATGAAG ATCACATTGCATTGATTATAGAACTTCTTGGGAAGATACCTCGCAAGCTCATTTTGGCAGGAAAATACTCTAAGGAGTTTTTCACcaaaaaag GTGACCTGAAGCACATAACTAAACTGAAGCCCTGGGGCCTTTTTGAAGTCTTGGTGGAAAAATACGAGTGGTCCCAAGACGAGGCAGCTGCATTCACAGACTTCTTATTACCTATGCTGGAGCTGATCCCAGAGAAACGAGCTACAGCAGCAGAGTGTCTCAGGCACCCCTGGCTTAACTCCTAG